The nucleotide window AAATGAAAAAAGTGATATTCAAAATGATGTCAACAGCCCAAATAGTATCCATTATGCCAAAAGTTTGGCAATTCACAAACACGAAGGTTTTACCGTTGTGACGGTTTCAAATCCATGGCCGGATGCCGTAAAAGATTTCACTTATATTCTAAAAGAAAAAAACGGAATTGTTCCTGATAGTTTAAAAAAATACACTCAAATTTCGGTTCCATTGAAATCTATTGTCGTGACATCGACCACAAATATTCCTTTTCTGGAAATGTTGGGTGTAGAAAAATCGTTGGTTGGATTTCCGCACACCGATTATATTTCATCCGAAAAAACAAGGACTTTAATTGACGCCGGTTTGGTTAAAAATGTGGGACAAAACGAAAAACTCAATATTGAACAACTTATCGATTTGGCACCAGAACTCATTGTAACTTTTGGCATTGACAACAATAATCCCAGTATCGAAAATTTACAAAAAAGCGGTTTAAATGTATTGATTCAAGCCGATTGGATGGAGCAATCTCCGCTTGGAAAAGCAGAATGGCTAAAATTGTACGGCGCATTATTTGTTAAAGAAAAAGAAGCCGATATTTTATTCGAAAACATTGTGAAAGAATATAATAATGCTTTGGAATTGGTTGCCACCAAAAAACCAACTTCGACTGTTTTATATGGTTCAATGTATCAAGACCAATGGTTTGTAGCTCGCGGAAGCAGCTGGGTTGCCCAATTTATGAAAGACGCCAAAGCAGATTATCTCTGGAAAAACCTTGATGGCACGGGAAGTCTCGGTTTGTCATTTGAAAACATATTGGACAAGGCCAA belongs to Flavobacterium gilvum and includes:
- a CDS encoding ABC transporter substrate-binding protein, which produces MRFSFYKVILLVLLFSFIGCKKNEKSDIQNDVNSPNSIHYAKSLAIHKHEGFTVVTVSNPWPDAVKDFTYILKEKNGIVPDSLKKYTQISVPLKSIVVTSTTNIPFLEMLGVEKSLVGFPHTDYISSEKTRTLIDAGLVKNVGQNEKLNIEQLIDLAPELIVTFGIDNNNPSIENLQKSGLNVLIQADWMEQSPLGKAEWLKLYGALFVKEKEADILFENIVKEYNNALELVATKKPTSTVLYGSMYQDQWFVARGSSWVAQFMKDAKADYLWKNLDGTGSLGLSFENILDKAKTANFWIATGSFKSLAELEKANPHYSQFTAFANKNIYTFEGKLGATGGTVFYELSPARPDLVLKDYIKIFHPELLPNYNFTFAKKLN